TCCTGCACAAGCATAGTTatctaaacacacaaaaaactacCAACCAAGTGAGGGACACACATCATAAATCATTGTATTCAACTTTTTGGGGAATGTGCTTATAGCATTGTATAAACAAAATCTCCGAACACCAATGTAGAGAAGACGGCGTTGCAAGCAATTTTAGAACATTGTTAATAGTGAACAGTGCACATAAATGGCAGTCGAGTACAGCAATGGAAAGAGTACCATTTtccatctgtaaaaaaaaaaaaaagaaaaagaaaataagagtCTCAATAACAGTGTGATGTGATGccacataaaatataatatattacaaatatagataaaatagATTGAATGAGAGCtgtcattgtattattattattattaaaataaaagattacatgTGTTATAGCTTCTTAATGTACAAATTAATACAGAAAGATGCAAATTTACATGTACATTTATATTTCAAATGGCTAGTTATTACAATAGCAttcattttaaagaaatactttaaaggaacacaccacgcACCACAACTACTTCAGTGCACTGTAGTTTCACAGGTGAttgcaaattgtaggccaaagtagctgagcaGAAAAAAATTGCTGAGAGGGACATTTCTTCCAACTTCACCATTTGTACCTATAATCTCCACAATACAATGTTTATactaataattaatatatgtaccagtgcttcattctttattttatttgtgttctTTTACTTACTGTAAATATTGAGGGCAGTGCACCGATGGAGATAATTCTTTGGGTTCCCATATGCCCAATTGGTGTAATCCAGTCGACTGCCATCTATGTTTCTGAGTGGACATGTCTGAGAAGAAGGGAGATGGGCAATAGAGAAATACATTAATGGTAAAATAATGCACAATGGATCATGTCAAATCCTATTGCAACAGCACCTATAACAGGTTACAGTGAATACTGCCATTTTTTTATGGTTAAGTTGACCTCTTTGCATATTTTTGTTAATATTGGACACAAAGACCtcaattaaatacattttccaaatgattcaaaactgttagaaaaacttaCCAAATTATTTGTCTACAGAAATTAAAGACTTTAATAATGACTTTGTAGATAAatcagtggaatagaggatattgcCACaccagtgtattgagctgcctgtaaatcactttctgacttttttgagcacttttgttatacacactcctctgtaaaaagaggcaacctttgatCAGTAttcaataatttggaaagcttgttAAATCGAGTTCAAAGTATATGTAGGTAAATATACTTACAAAGGACTCGATTTAAGcctcaatttcatatttttggttaagctttccaaatgattccaaTCTGGAAGAAACACTttctaaattatttatctacagtcACCATTGAGTTCCATGGGGATTTTGGCAGATAAATCATTCAGAATGTTTTTGAACTGGATTCATTTAGAAAGCTCATTAGATCAAGGCCAGCTTTTgtgaatttgaaaagtttatccacaaatattaaattgagTCCTAAATCCGCTCACTTTCTTTTCTCCTCCCCTTTCTGTGATGCAATTGATGAGAGCGTCGTCTGAATCAATGGACGAATAAATCACATGGAAGAATTACATCTGTTGCGTGATCCATTCATTGTTTGATTCAGACATTTGCTGATTGTCTGAATACAAATGCATAAGTCTAGTTCTTAATCTGTTTAGATAGCCTGtcctttgtttttctttgtttcttaaGCTTCACCATCACCCACATGGGTTTCACAAATGTATTATTAGAGTGattaataaaagttacgttttaatatACACAAACGTAATATTCTAAGGGACTCCCTAACTTATGACCCCTGGGGTTTTTTCCTCCTGGGATCATTTTACTTGACAGTTCATATACATtagtaagggttaccccctgtcaGGGTGTACCAGACACACCCCTGCTAGATCCCTTTGGGAATACTAGCCTACCTAAACTTTTAGTTCTTAGTCTTGACAAAGGTCTCATGGTGAGACCAAAATTTTGTCACTTGTTTTTCTCTTGAACCAATAAAGCTGCTTGGATATTAAGAAGCTGTTGTGTGCCCATGCTGATTGGATTTCTACTAGTCTTGTTCTCAAACAACCGGAGTTAAGCTTTTTGCATATCCCTGATGTATAGGGTgcctttaaatattattttgcttctttggttatgatgcttagagtattctattaaatagtttatttatttatgatgatgatgttgtgtaGAAGGTTTTACCACCAGGTCCACCCAAAAGCAGCAATGTTCCTCTGTTTGGAAGTCAGGAACCAGGTAAGTATAttcaaaattaaaggaccactctaggcacccagaccacttcagcttaatgaagtggtctgggtgccaggtccctctaggattaacccttttttttataaacatagcagtttcagagaaactgctatgtttataatagggttaatccagcctccaaatcctctagtggctgtctcactgacagccgctagaggcgcttgcgtgtttctcactgtgaaaatcacagtgagagcaagcaagcgtccataggaaagcattgtaaatgctttcctatgcgaccggctgaatgcgcgcacagctcttgccacgcatgcgcattcagccgaaagggaggatcggaggcggagaggagaaggagagttccccgcccggcgctggaattaaggtaagttttaaccctttactcttcatccagcctggcgggagggggtccctgagggtgtgggcaccctcagggtactatagtgccaggaaaacaagtaatttttcctggcactatagtggtcctttaagattttaCTGTAACAAATAAGATAAAATAGCACAACGCATTTGACCATAAacataggtcttcctcaggtgcattaaaaaaacataagGAGATACATCCCTTTTCCCCCCCCTAAATACTTAAATTATTACAGGTGTAATAGTTAACCTAATTTCTGCTCTTATCCTACTATGGGCTAAGGATCCTCACATTCCACCCCATCCAATATGGAGAATTTCTAGTATCCATAGCATCAAAAGCGCACTCAACCTTCCTAAGATGGCCACACGCCTATTACCAGTCTCGGAAGTACATTGCCTCATGTCAGCTAGTAGGTACGTATTTCCTTGTGTCCTTACACTCCAGTAACTCCACCCCTTCAGTCTCGCATCAGCGTTGTGCTATTTTATCTTAATTGTTATAGCAAAATCTTAATATTAATATACTTACCTGGTTCCTGACTTACAAACAGAGGAAAATTGCTGCTTTTGGGTGGGCCTGGTGGTGAAACCTTCTACACGACATCATCATAAAATTTATGAAATGCCTGCATAGTTTAGAGTGGGCTCTAAAACTTATGAGTGTTCCAAGTTATCTTGTTActcatttatttatacatattaccctatgatttttttttttatgtttttgctcATTGTGTGCGCAATCACCTTATTTCTAATTTTACATATGTATTACGTGTTTCAGTGACTAAGCACTTGGGTGATTTTTAGCTGCACTGGGTTTGCTATATCTtaaatttgtttctgtttttgtattATTCTTAGCATCATAACTAATACAGCATACCTTATCATGCTAGCATTGATTTTAAGCTATCTAACTCTTTctcctatcactatgattttaaatgGTACattgaccttgatttaatatttttggataatctttatcaaatgatttaatattttggatcaacttttcaaatgatttatctacaaaaatgtaaatagattttaaccccttaaggacacatgacatgtgtgacatgtcatgattcccttttattccagaagtttggtctttaaggggttaaaggtgaattttgtaaaaaaaaatcatttaaaaagcttaacCAAAGATATTAAATTAGGGCACAAATCTGAAATGATTATTATTGATGTACAATTGAGCAAACACACAGCATGTCAGCCAGAAATTACTCAACAATGAATATTTAACAATTTGGTTACAGTGAGGGaagaaagtatttgatcccctgctaattttgaacgtttgttcactgacaaagaaatggtcagtctataattttaaggtgtattttaacagtgagagacagaataacaaaaaaaaaaatccagaaaaacgcatgtcaaaaaaattctaaattgatttgcatgtcaatgagtgaaataagtatttgataccCTAtcatcagcaagatttctggctcccatgtgtcttttatactgttaaagagctgagattaggagcactcttttaagggagtgctcctaatctcagctcgatACCTGTATAAAAACACCTGAACACAAAAGCAATCAATCACCAGATTCCAAACACTCCACCATGGCCacgaccaaagagctgtccaaggatgtcagagacaagattgtagacctacacaaggccaGAATGGGCAATAAgatcatcgccaagcagcttggtgagaaggtgacaacagttggtgcgattattcggaaatggaagaaacacaaaataactgtcagtctccctcggtctggtgctccatgcaagatctcaccccgtggagtttcaataatcataagaacagtgaggaatcaacccagaactacatgggaggatcttgttaatgatctcaaggcagctgggaccatagtcaccaagaaaacaattggtaacacactatgccaggaaggactgaaattctgcagcgcctgcaaggtccccctgctcaagaaagcacctGTACatgcccatctgaagtttgccaataaacatctgaatgattaagaggagaactgggtgaaagtgttgtggtcagatgaaaccaaaatcaagctctttggcatcaactcaactcgccgtgtttggaggaggaggaatattgatcccaagaacaccatcctcaccatcaaacatggaggtggaaacattatgctttgggggtgtttttctgctaaggggacaggacaactgcactgcatcaaagggacgatggatgggaccatgtaccgtcaaatcttgggtgagaacctccttccctcagccagggaatggaaaatgggtcatggatgtgTATTccggcatgacaatgacccaaaacacacagccaaggcaacaaaggagtggctcaagaagaagcacattaaggtcctggagtggcctagccagtctccaggccttaatcccatagaaagtctgtggagggagctaaaggttcgagttgccaagcATCAGCCTCGAAAACCTTAATGAtgtggagaggatctgcaaagaggagtgggacaaaaaccctcctgagatgtgtgcaaacctggtggcgaACTTCAAGAAACGTCTGAagagttttgccaccaagtactaattcgaaggggtcaaatacttatttcactgagtgacatgcaaatcaatttataacttttttgacatgcgtttttctggatttttttatttttttttgttattctgtctttccctgttaaaatacacctaccattaaaattactgacaaatcatttctttgtcagtgggcaaacattcaaaatcagcaggggatcaaatacttttttctctcACTGTAACTGGACCGCATAGGCACAATATCTAAAGTCTGATTTTTAGTGCATCAATTTAATATACTAAAGGGACACACTAGACGCGTAAAACACCTGATCTTGCTACATAGCTTTCTGTGTGAAGattttgtcctctttttttcattttgtaaaaagtGAAGATATTAATATAAATTGACACTTATGAATTAAAAATGGTTTACCtctctggctttcaagcagacaaaagGTAATGGTATTTCCGgatttgtttagctcagtagagctaaactcaagaggcagtaagTGCTCAGAGCAGTTGACcttcaaaggcagcagacaagagaactgcaggtttttcaagctgttttttatataccccaatgaaaaaatgcataattgaatgcatgcaagtttttatttgAGGTAAatgtactaaacaatgatttttaatggtgttttggaaaggcacagggtcaaatatagcacataacatttttcagtatacacacattgaaatttgccagactggttatgttgcctctgagagcatatggtagcccaggaatgaaatgtatcctcataatggcataccatttgcaaaagtagacaacccaaggtattacaaatggggtatgtctagtcttttttagtagccacttagtcacaaacactggccaaagttagctttcatatttgttgtgggttaaaaaagcaaaaactaaattgaacgctacttttgcaaatggtatgccatcatgggggtaattctcattcctgggctaccatacggtctcaaaggcaacgtaacaatctggcaaatttcaatgtaaaaaaaggaaattcaagccttatatttgactcagagCTTAGAGCGTTCAACTTGAAAACCAATAACTGATCACGGCAAGGTGTTAGTAGTGGAGGTTAAGAGAGATATCTGGTGGACCTCAGGTAAGAAGTTAGCTGTTCAAAAATGGCTTGACTACTTAGGaattaaatctattttaaatcACTAAACAGCAATATTCGGCAATTGACAAGAGAATTGCACATTTTGGCCAACATAGCTAAACAGGGAAACTGTACAATACATCTACACAATTTTGGTTTTGAATTTTCATTTCCTCTGTGAATTCCCAACAATGTACTATTTAGTACTTCATGTTAAATCATGTAATTAGATTCTACTTACCCATCCATTTCTCCTCACACCAATCCAGACGAATTTCGCATATCTGTTTATATGCCTTGCAAAATGAGCAAGGTAATTATTGGTTTTCAAGTTGTGGATAGAACTGAGATTGCCATGGTAGTGTCTGCACCATTTCTGTGAACAACATTGTAATTAAGAAATTATTGCAAATCAATGCACACGTACAAATTAAACCATTACTGATTTCATGACAGAATATAACCAATATTCCAACTTTGCTTTCATTAGGAAGATGGAGAGAAGAGTGAAGGAAATACAAATTATAATTGTGTGTTATTATGAAAGGTGCAAATTGGTATAAAATAATCCCAAACTGCTACCATAAAATTAAGTGTTTCCATTTTGTAAGTGCCATTGGTTatctattatttaatatttttattatatgttatctgttttctatatttgtttatctatattattattattattattattttccccttttctccattaattatttttctttatttttcaccatatttttttcacCAGATTTTGGAAGCTAGGGAACAATATTTGCACTTTCAAGATGAGAAGCTTTATAAGTTCATAATTGAGACACTAGGAGGATCTTAGCCAAAGAGCTGAAATGGAAGAAGTTCTCTGTTCTTGCTCATAGAATGTTAGAAAATGGTGGAAGTCCCAATGTACAGATAAAAATATAACCCGCAATGATTTCACTGGCATAGGTTGCATATCTCTGTTTGGATGACAGGTATGTTGATACTTAATATATTTATCTTGAATAGCTtaagggtcattcactaaagtgtgaattgttagaaattaaaagtgaatttcccaTTTTTGAATAGTAAAACTTTGGCTACATATTGAATTCAGGTATGTTAGCCATTTAAAAAatcacattaaataaaataacttcatAGCTTAAAAGGATTACCTTATTACATTATAGTTAATTAAAGACAAAGATGCAAACACTAACCTGAGCTGTATAAATGTTAGTACAAAAGCTGAAGAACACGTAGTACcatctcctatgcccaggatgtATTTTGGGATATGCGGTTGTGTCCAATGCTATATTGGAGACATTTTGGCATTCTTCAGAATTTTCTTCACTTAGAAGGGAAGTCTCTATATTTTCTTTGGCATCACAGTCTTCCTCATAGTCTTCCCCTAGAAGGTAAAGTTATtaccttgatggtaaggtatgtcttttctttttgctgatgatactgaaatttgttccaggagggatacgccaaatggaaaatgatttagaaaaattataaaaatagtcagagctgtggcaactgacatctaatgtggataagtgcaagataatacaccttggacgtaaaaacccaagggcagagtataggatatttgataccctactaacctcaacatctgaggaaaggaatttaggagtaattatttcagatgacttaaaggtaggcagacaatgtaatagagcagcttgaaatgctagcagaaggcttggctgtatagggagaggtagcagtagaaagagggaagtgctcatgccattgtacagaacactggtgagacctcacttggagtattgtacgcagtactggagaccgtatctccagtaggatattgatactttagagagagttcagagaagggctactaaactggttcatggattgcaggataaaacttaccaggaaaggttaaaggatcttaacatgtatagcttggaggaaagacgagactgggggatatgatagaaacatttaaatatataaagataatcaacacagtaaaggaggagactatatttaaaaaaaagaactacCATAACtagaagacatagtcttaaattagaggggcaaaggtttcaaaataatatcaggaagtacagggccggccttaggggtgtgcgagctgtgtggtctcacagggcgccatggagcagggggcgccctgtggccgacacagctcgcacatggccggctgACAGGGGAGCTTAAGCAGGGTctagtaaaaaaaagaaagaaaatcgcggcagagggggcggggcttaccgagcgGCGGTGCGGAGCTTATCATGAGgcggaggcggggctaatacctctcaaagcccctgctgcacaggaagagggaaggaatccctgcttccccatcagccaacagcatccactggaaagaggtaagtgtgtgtgtgtgtgtgactgtctgtctgtgtgtgtgtgactgtctgtctgtgtgtgcttgtctgtctgtgtgactgcctgcttgtgtgtgtgactgcctgtgtgtgtgtgtctgtctgactgcctgtgtgtgtgactgtctgactgcctgtttgtgtctgtctgtgtgtaactgtctgtctgtatgtgactgtctgactgcctgtgtgtgtgactgtctgactgcctgtttgtgtctgtctgtgtgtaactgtctgtctgtgtgtgactgtctgtgtgtgactgcctgcctgtgtgtgtgtataactgtctgtctgtgtgtgtgtgactgtctgtctgtgtgactgcctgtgtgtgtgtgtgtgtgtgactgtctgactgcctgtgtgtgtgactgcctgactgcctgtttgtgtctgtctgtgtgtaactgtctgtctgtgtgtgactgtctgtgtgtgactgcctgcctgtgtgtgtgactgcctgtgtgtgtgtgtgtgactgtctgtctgtgtgtgtgtgactgtctgtgtgtgactctaattgtgtgtgcgtcgctgtagctgtgccattgtgtgtacctgtgcctgtatgtgtgactgcctttagcagagtgtgtgtgtgtacatgcctgtaacagagtttaaatttcccccagcccttcctgtcaaggccgcattttgactgacagactctcactcactgacagacgcacactctcatatacactgacaaacaaggacatacacacactattacttggacacacactgacagatgcacactctcactgacagacgcacccaCTCACTGAAAGATGCACGCCCCCACTGAAAGATGCACGCCCCCACTGAAAGATgcacgcccccactgaccgacaaatacacactcactgaccgacacacacattcactcacagacacaaacacacataaacacttacagacaaacacatattcacttacagacacacacacttacacacttacagacatacagacacacacacacattcactcacagacacacacacattcactcacagacacacacacattcacttaggcatacacactcacagacacacacacagacatttccactaacactcacaatctaatatttttttaattttattttaaatccacccagcctccctgggagagctggagtggatttcttacctgcagtccagtgttgctgctgggcagacaggcagggggcgcacaggctAAATAGGCAGCGCTTAGTGTTGCCGGGAGCAAGACTgaggtcatattccggctcctggcttcattaagcggcgcggaagggagctgagcaggaagaggggggtggggcgccgtgaagacttttcgcacagggcgcctaattgcctaaggccggccctgaggaagtattactttactgagagggtagtggatgcatggaatagccttccagctgaagtggtagaggttaacacagtgagggagtttaagcatgcgtgggataggcataaggctatgctagacttaagataaggccaaggactaattaaaagtatttcgaaatattgggcagactagatgggccgttcttatctgccatcacattctatctttctatgttctatgtttctagtaaaaaataaatcttaaaatcCTTAATCAAATTGTGATTTGTTGGAAATTATAAATCAATTCAAtgttaatttcacatttaagccaaaatagccaaattacaaAAGTTCTTCAAGTCATCTATATAATTATATCAGATTTTGTTGGTCTAACATTTGGAAATAACTTTGAATTCCTTATGAATTCCCAACAatccacactttagtaaataatcccactcatgtaaaaataaaaagccaatattaCATTTTCTTAGGAACTCACCAATATCTTGAGCAGAGATAGAACCTACCAAGAACAGCATTAACAGAAATGTAAACAtctttgctgaaaaaaaaaagataaactgtTATAACAATATCCATAAAGAAAGAAGTCGAAATTAACCGAGATATAATTTTTCCTGACCTTCTCAGCCGGTTTCTGTATTAATGTGATTTTGACTTTTTCCAAAGTACAGCAGCTTGTCTTCAAGTAACTGTAACTATCAATTGGTTTTATACAACAATTTTGGGAAGTTGAGGTTTTAGTATCGAAAAGGAACAATTACAACTATGAAATAGATTGTGCATTCACTCATCTTATCTGAAAGAATATATCTGCAGTTTAGAAATTCTCTTTTGTCATGAAAGAATTTGTGCAGataatacttttttatatttgcagataaGAATATTTGTGCAGAGTACTAcctttatataaatacaaaaaaacaaggcctgcgcttaaactcccactactcttgagcGGCAgcaagtacacatcagccccaatacataaaataaaaaacaaagaacaaaagttacctgcgctctttcccaaatccctatgtatatttaaacaaatggaggttatttggTTATTCCAATAGCCattagagggaatgcccacctgccatgtcaagtcaaacctcttaggtgggtgcTACACTAACCATTTACCTTGCTTACTTGAGCTTCTGACAAAGAGATCTCTAATGAGACGGAGatgagtattttttatatatacccctacatgcttattaacccttaatagggaacacattggataggcggcagcattgtaacatagttgTGTGAtataaaagtgaatacaaatacaaaaaaaacaagtcctgcgctcaaaatcccactactcttgggcggcagcatcgaccatagtacacattagccccaatacatacagtaaaaaccaaagaaaaaaagttacctgcgctctttcccaaatccctatgtatattaaaCTACATTTACatgtatgttaaaaataaaataaaatgtaaaaaatagaaaaaatatgatCAAATCCACATATACACATATCAAAATCAATCAATTTGAATTTGTTATGGTAGTCACCATTGCTAGGATCATATAAGTTCTGCCCTTCACTCTGGCAGCTATTTTAGTAACTGTTGGCATTCATGCCTTcatgcattcttctgcatgaaggctgcgcatgggacacttttggactttccagcatgacaatgactctaagaacaaggccaagttgacactCCAGTCggtacagcagaaaaaggtgaaggttctggagtggccatcacagtcttgtGATGTCCTGATAAAAGTTCCCTagagggactgaaatgttgacttgCTGGAATTCTTCAAATAAAGAACCTACCTGAATGAAAACCTTGGAGTGCCGgaatttttttagatatttatgaACTTGTGATTGGGCAGTATTTTTTCACTGTTGGAGTGCAAAGGTTTGgactatatatatttgtgttcggtgcAATCATTGTAATGTTAACGTATACAGTGTGTTGATGTAACCTGTATACTGTCAGGGTggtggtccggtgcccgggacccagacactgtccgggcggtggTGCGAGGACCGGggcccagtatgcctgatgttcagagtaagagtcacagtgtggaggtggattaacagggtctggtgcagggtaaccgcacgtcccctggtgttgagcaccagcgtttctgcagccacataccagaacacTGAATCAGCTTATGctgatcccaggaactaggagcaggaattaagcagacctcccagagcGGAAAAGGGAGGCTCTGtagcaagaatgtatccagtacagaaacaaggcaagactagagataggcaccaaacatggaaacaagacagatctaatagaacccagaaccagagaaggatagcaagctaaacccagaacatgtacacaagacatgagggaaacgtGAACATAACa
The DNA window shown above is from Pelobates fuscus isolate aPelFus1 chromosome 10, aPelFus1.pri, whole genome shotgun sequence and carries:
- the LOC134575484 gene encoding bone marrow proteoglycan-like; protein product: MFTFLLMLFLVGSISAQDIGEDYEEDCDAKENIETSLLSEENSEECQNVSNIALDTTAYPKIHPGHRRWYYVFFSFCTNIYTAQKWCRHYHGNLSSIHNLKTNNYLAHFARHINRYAKFVWIGVRRNGWTCPLRNIDGSRLDYTNWAYGNPKNYLHRCTALNIYNGKWYSFHCCTRLPFMCTVHY